The following coding sequences lie in one Panicum virgatum strain AP13 chromosome 6N, P.virgatum_v5, whole genome shotgun sequence genomic window:
- the LOC120679317 gene encoding E3 ubiquitin-protein ligase RLIM-like translates to MGSGSSKPTSSSSSSSSSAASEAGGEVNRGNGSVKGRRARSLLPSSSCFRGSTTPGDGDASPPPAVESNKQGETTNLPSVAHSAKSDEDAFTVPKSRPGEGTSAPSSDSERDQDDDVLQNAAATSTLGAVASQLPNPSDRSRPRFGANFGLSRAVSLGSSVACSILSSGLSASATPGESHEGVNISSDAIISQQGSALTAGIDSTLDMLRDSVTAQARAARQARRNLLESEDASLRNSYRRTGSQEPFEGSVRFSRTLSVGRLRDRVLRRTTFSDGLFTPSLLYDRAVWPSGNGSARQDSAIMQRTNSDRSSELRSDRSTNSAYNSSSETLREASNRDLLERRSAFLERRRRIRSQVRALQRLGSRFENLSGHERSCILSGQHRTGNCNCRTSGPPGNPDEETSTRASISRIVMLAEALFEVLDEIHQQSTALSSSRPSFSSIGSVPAPREVVECLPVKVYRKPLKYRTEEDAQCYICLVEYEEGDCVRILPCNHEFHLTCVDKWLKEIHRVCPLCRGDVCRSDASSIGKVS, encoded by the exons ATgggatctgggagcagcaagCCCACCTCCTCTtcatcctcgtcgtcgtcctcggcggCATCGGAGGCTGGCGGCGAGGTTAATAGGGGGAATGGGAGCGTGAAGGGGCGGCGGGCGAGGAGCCTGCTGCCAAGCTCCTCCTGCTTCCGCGGCTCCACGACgccgggcgacggcgacgcttCCCCGCCACCGGCAGTTGAG TCTAACAAGCAAGGGGAGACTACAAACCTTCCTTCAGTTGCTCACTCTGCAAAGTCCGATGAAGATGCTTTCACGGTGCCTAAATCTCGCCCAGGTGAAGGGACATCAGCGCCTTCATCAGATAGCGAGAGAGACCAAGATGATGATGTGCTGCAGAATGCTGCTGCCACCAGCACATTGGGAGCTGTGGCCAGTCAATTGCCAAATCCTTCTGACAGGTCAAGGCCACGTTTCGGTGCCAACTTTGGGTTGAGTAGGGCCGTCAGCTTGGGATCATCAGTAGCCTGCTCTATTCTTTCATCTGGCCTATCTGCTTCAGCTACACCAGGTGAAAGCCATGAAGGGGTGAACATCTCTTCTGATGCAATTATCTCCCAACAAGGTTCTGCACTGACTGCTGGGATTGATTCGACTCTGGATATGCTTAGAGATAGTGTCACAGCACAAGCTAGAGCAGCTCGTCAGGCTAGGAGAAATCTGCTAGAATCTGAAGATGCTAGCTTGAGAAACTCCTATAGGAGGACAGGATCCCAGGAGCCTTTCGAAGGCAGTGTTCGATTTAGCCGAACATTAAGCGTTGGACGGCTTCGTGACAGAGTTCTCAGGAGAACTACGTTCTCTGATGGGCTATTCACTCCTTCCCTTCTTTATGATAGGGCAGTGTGGCCATCAGGAAATGGTAGTGCTAGGCAGGATTCAGCAATAATGCAAAGGACTAATTCAGATAGAAGTTCAGAATTGCGATCTGATCGTTCAACCAACAGCGCGTACAATTCTAGCTCCGAGACCCTGAGAGAGGCAAGTAATCGGGATCTACTGGAGCGCAGATCAGCTTTTCTTGAAAGGAGGAGAAGGATACGATCCCAG GTCAGAGCTCTCCAAAGATTGGGCAGCAGGTTTGAAAATTTATCTGGTCATGAGAGGTCCTGCATACTATCTGGTCAGCATAGAACTGGAAATTGTAACTGCCGAACAAGCGGCCCACCTGGTAATCCTGATGAAGAAACTAGCACAAGGGCTAGCATATCAAGAATTGTTATGTTAGCAGAAGCACTTTTTGAG GTTCTGGATGAAATCCACCAGCAGTCTACTGCATTATCATCATCAAGACCATCTTTTTCTTCAATTGGATCAGTTCCTGCTCCAAGGGAGGTTGTTGAGTGTCTTCCTGTGAAGGTTTATAGAAAGCCATTGAAATATCGAACTGAGGAGGATGCACA ATGCTATATTTGCCTTGTTGAATATGAGGAGGGAGACTGTGTCCGTATACTTCCATGTAATCATGAATTTCATCTAACATGTGTAGATAAATGGCTAAAAGAGATTCACAG GGTTTGTCCACTTTGTCGTGGTGATGTCTGTAGATCTGATGCATCCAGCATTGGGAAAGTCAGCTAA